A region from the Bradyrhizobium erythrophlei genome encodes:
- a CDS encoding DUF5131 family protein — MADTSIEWTDATWNPVAGCTVISPGCTNCYAMRMAARLDAMGVKKYHGLTRKSGKRAVWTGKVRLDRKALDIPADWKKPRRIFVNSMSDLFHEAVPAKFVAAVWRAMEATPQHTYQILTKRPDRMAEITASLPVLPNVWLGTSVESADYLGRIDDLRGVNAVVKFVSFEPLLGSVAAADLTGIQWAIVGGESGPRARPMAEEWVGEIEMACRKARAAFFFKQWGGVRKKITGRHYRGRTFDEMPRGVVAPVNCH; from the coding sequence ATGGCTGACACCTCAATCGAATGGACCGACGCGACATGGAACCCGGTCGCTGGCTGCACGGTGATCTCTCCCGGTTGCACGAATTGCTATGCGATGCGGATGGCTGCCCGGTTAGATGCGATGGGTGTGAAGAAATATCACGGACTGACCCGCAAGAGCGGCAAGCGAGCGGTCTGGACCGGCAAAGTCAGGCTTGATCGCAAGGCGCTCGATATCCCTGCAGATTGGAAAAAACCGCGCCGGATTTTTGTGAATTCGATGTCGGACCTATTTCACGAAGCCGTTCCCGCGAAGTTTGTTGCCGCTGTCTGGCGTGCAATGGAGGCAACTCCGCAGCACACCTATCAAATTCTGACGAAGCGACCGGATCGGATGGCGGAGATCACCGCATCGCTGCCAGTGCTGCCGAACGTATGGCTCGGGACAAGCGTCGAAAGCGCCGACTATCTGGGGCGCATTGACGACCTGCGTGGGGTCAATGCTGTTGTGAAGTTTGTTTCGTTCGAGCCTTTACTGGGCTCTGTGGCTGCAGCTGACTTGACTGGTATCCAATGGGCAATCGTCGGCGGCGAAAGTGGCCCGCGTGCGCGACCCATGGCAGAGGAATGGGTCGGTGAGATCGAGATGGCATGCCGCAAGGCAAGGGCGGCATTTTTCTTCAAGCAGTGGGGCGGCGTTCGCAAAAAGATCACCGGTCGGCACTATCGCGGGCGCACATTCGATGAGATGCCCCGCGGCGTAGTCGCGCCCGTAAACTGCCATTAG
- the tcmP gene encoding three-Cys-motif partner protein TcmP, with protein sequence MAKKPVVLDPADGLIVDEVGEWAPKKHARVQQYIEIASATRAKYLPPPSWRAGASYIELFSGSGRSLIRGTNRIIDGSPVVAYNAAEASGVPFTKIHLNDFDAAKSAAVEKRIRTLGGSPVCYNDTADVAVDKIVAAVNPKGLHFAFLDPYNLEGLSFDIIRKLSKLKVDLLIHVSVHDLQRNLDDYSRPGDVLDTFAPGWRDQVDPNQSINSFRAALMDYWLAEIRKLGKLPAKGVELVEGPTGQRLYWLVFASEHGLARKFWEAIRDPMRQTTMDF encoded by the coding sequence ATGGCCAAAAAGCCAGTAGTTTTAGACCCAGCTGACGGGTTGATCGTGGATGAGGTCGGTGAATGGGCACCTAAGAAGCATGCTCGCGTGCAGCAATACATCGAAATCGCGAGCGCAACGCGAGCCAAGTATCTGCCCCCGCCATCATGGCGCGCCGGGGCAAGTTATATTGAACTATTTTCCGGCTCCGGCCGTTCGCTGATCAGGGGCACCAATCGCATTATCGATGGGAGCCCTGTCGTCGCCTACAACGCCGCGGAGGCCAGCGGCGTGCCCTTCACGAAAATCCATCTCAACGATTTTGATGCGGCAAAATCGGCGGCCGTCGAGAAGCGTATTCGTACTCTAGGAGGCTCTCCGGTTTGCTACAACGACACGGCTGATGTGGCCGTTGATAAGATCGTCGCAGCAGTAAATCCGAAGGGACTCCATTTCGCCTTCTTGGACCCGTATAATCTTGAAGGGTTGTCGTTCGACATCATTAGGAAGCTGTCGAAATTGAAGGTCGATCTGCTCATTCATGTCAGCGTGCACGATCTTCAGCGCAATCTTGACGACTACAGCAGGCCCGGGGACGTCTTGGATACCTTTGCTCCTGGATGGCGCGATCAAGTTGACCCGAACCAATCGATAAACTCATTTCGGGCGGCGCTGATGGATTATTGGCTGGCCGAAATTCGGAAGCTGGGCAAATTGCCTGCAAAAGGCGTGGAGCTTGTTGAAGGTCCGACCGGACAGCGGCTTTATTGGCTCGTGTTTGCGAGTGAGCACGGCCTTGCGCGAAAGTTCTGGGAAGCAATCCGCGATCCCATGCGACAGACAACAATGGATTTCTGA
- a CDS encoding tyrosine-type recombinase/integrase encodes MTETITSEPAGKRGRSGSVILTDRMCEKRVTERVKIYDRKCPGLYVSITTAGAATFSFKFTDPETGKQRTGWLGVYSPTFAVEDARSRVYGLRGTGAAALAETFRDRKVRQAKRGTTVDEIIEERIEWMKTPVRKPDGEMRPRIETWGNVASHLRRFISPRLGKKIASEVTKHDIATLSNDLVAGKLGVPSVANARHMRRAASGLFNWAAEAGRDYVTASPCVNLPKLDPEHPRTRVLSEDEIRIFWHGLDRDDLPWDRKTRLALKFELVTMLRSGELLAAHRDELFDLDGENPRFDVPLKRVKKRRVIQQPLSELAVEIIREALISDEQQYVFASPLGDQPMNRKVMATALRGTKVKGKVKTPGICALLGLRPFTPHDLRRSAATLAGDLGFDDAWIAKCLDHAASRKQEQIVPSVTGKVYNHSKRMKEKRAVLDGVAAELRRIIGEPTPAAHAETALRLVA; translated from the coding sequence ATGACAGAGACTATCACCAGCGAACCCGCTGGCAAACGCGGTCGCAGCGGCAGCGTCATCCTCACCGACCGCATGTGCGAGAAGCGGGTCACTGAGCGGGTCAAAATCTACGACCGCAAATGCCCCGGCCTTTACGTCAGCATCACCACCGCTGGCGCGGCGACCTTCTCGTTCAAGTTCACCGACCCAGAGACCGGCAAGCAGCGCACCGGCTGGCTTGGCGTCTACAGTCCGACCTTCGCCGTCGAGGACGCCCGCAGCCGGGTCTACGGCCTGCGGGGCACGGGCGCTGCGGCACTCGCCGAGACCTTCCGCGACCGGAAAGTGCGGCAGGCCAAGCGGGGCACGACCGTCGATGAGATCATCGAAGAGCGGATCGAGTGGATGAAGACGCCGGTCCGCAAGCCGGATGGGGAAATGCGGCCCCGGATCGAAACGTGGGGCAACGTCGCCAGCCACCTGCGGCGCTTTATCAGCCCGCGGCTCGGCAAGAAGATCGCCAGCGAAGTCACCAAGCACGACATTGCAACGCTGTCGAACGATCTCGTTGCAGGCAAACTCGGCGTTCCGTCGGTAGCCAACGCCCGCCACATGCGGCGCGCCGCCTCGGGCCTGTTCAACTGGGCGGCGGAAGCGGGCCGCGACTATGTAACCGCCAGCCCCTGCGTCAACCTGCCGAAGCTCGACCCGGAGCATCCGCGCACGCGCGTTCTCTCCGAGGACGAGATCAGGATTTTCTGGCACGGCCTCGACCGGGACGACCTGCCTTGGGATCGCAAGACCCGTCTCGCGCTGAAATTCGAACTGGTCACCATGCTGCGCTCGGGGGAACTGCTGGCCGCGCACCGCGATGAACTGTTCGATCTCGATGGCGAAAATCCGCGCTTTGACGTGCCGCTGAAGCGGGTCAAGAAGCGCCGCGTGATCCAGCAGCCGCTTTCCGAACTGGCGGTGGAGATCATTCGGGAAGCGTTGATCAGCGACGAGCAGCAATACGTTTTCGCCAGTCCGCTTGGCGATCAGCCAATGAACCGGAAGGTCATGGCAACGGCCCTGCGCGGCACCAAGGTCAAGGGCAAGGTGAAAACGCCGGGCATCTGCGCGCTGCTCGGTCTGCGGCCGTTCACGCCGCACGATCTGCGCCGCTCGGCGGCGACACTGGCGGGCGATCTCGGCTTTGACGATGCATGGATCGCGAAGTGTCTCGATCACGCCGCGAGCAGGAAACAGGAGCAGATCGTGCCCAGCGTCACCGGCAAGGTCTACAATCACTCGAAGCGGATGAAGGAAAAGCGTGCGGTGCTGGACGGTGTTGCAGCCGAGCTGCGACGCATCATCGGCGAGCCTACACCAGCGGCGCATGCTGAAACCGCGCTGCGTCTGGTCGCCTGA
- a CDS encoding N-acetyltransferase → MTRMTDPFDALQSFQQALVDGEIDLQRGQIDPELFVHLDHPNGQPRFTYVRLQRQTVTAMVNFAISDPIEGVRCFQIGVAVPEAYRSQRRAKCTVGAAITELQHGLARNKVSTFYVEAVVGIDNEASKHVAAATISTTPVEVTDQVSGLPALHYVRKIGEVAAG, encoded by the coding sequence TTGACAAGAATGACAGACCCATTCGATGCGCTGCAATCGTTCCAACAGGCTCTTGTTGATGGTGAAATAGATCTGCAACGTGGACAAATTGATCCAGAACTTTTTGTGCACCTCGATCACCCCAATGGCCAACCAAGGTTCACCTATGTGCGTCTTCAGCGCCAGACGGTAACTGCGATGGTGAACTTCGCCATCAGTGATCCCATTGAGGGGGTTCGATGCTTCCAAATTGGGGTTGCCGTCCCGGAAGCATACCGCAGCCAACGGCGCGCCAAGTGCACTGTTGGTGCCGCTATTACTGAGTTGCAACACGGACTCGCGAGAAACAAAGTCTCCACGTTTTACGTGGAGGCGGTCGTCGGGATTGACAACGAGGCATCCAAGCATGTCGCCGCGGCGACTATCTCGACTACGCCCGTCGAGGTGACAGACCAAGTCTCAGGGCTTCCCGCACTCCATTACGTTCGGAAGATCGGAGAGGTTGCTGCTGGCTGA